A portion of the uncultured Draconibacterium sp. genome contains these proteins:
- a CDS encoding LL-diaminopimelate aminotransferase: MAKINENYLKLQAGYLFPEIGRRVSEFIDANPDKKVIKMGIGDVTQPLVPSVVKAFHEGVDEMAKGETFKGYGPEQGYAFLREAIAKNSYQEKGIDISADEIFVSDGSKCDTGNIQEIFGNDNKIAICDPVYPVYADTTVMSGKTGTCQANGHYEGIIYMPCTKENGFIPELPTETPDLIFLCYPNNPTGTVASKEELKKWVDYAIEKNAIILYDAAYEAFITEDGIPRSIYEIEGAKKVAIEFRSFSKTAGFTGTRCAITVIPNDLVAYDSEGKAHQVKTLWNRRQSTKFNGVSYPVQKAAAAIYTEEGKKEVEEVIAYYLENAKIMRESLAEIGYEVYGGVNAPYVWVKTKNNMTSWDFFDKVLNEANLVGTPGSGFGPAGEGYFRFSAFADRENVLEAMERVKNLS; this comes from the coding sequence ATGGCAAAAATTAACGAGAATTACCTGAAACTTCAGGCCGGGTATCTTTTCCCGGAAATTGGGCGTAGAGTGAGCGAATTTATCGATGCCAATCCCGATAAAAAAGTAATTAAAATGGGTATCGGCGATGTTACCCAACCATTGGTTCCCAGTGTTGTGAAAGCTTTTCACGAAGGTGTTGACGAAATGGCCAAAGGCGAAACTTTTAAAGGTTACGGACCGGAACAAGGATATGCTTTCCTGCGTGAAGCCATTGCCAAAAACTCGTACCAGGAGAAAGGTATCGATATCTCTGCTGATGAGATTTTTGTTTCTGACGGCTCGAAATGCGACACCGGAAATATTCAGGAAATTTTTGGCAACGACAATAAAATAGCGATTTGCGACCCGGTTTACCCGGTTTATGCCGATACTACGGTAATGAGTGGAAAAACAGGTACTTGCCAGGCAAATGGGCATTACGAAGGAATAATTTACATGCCTTGTACAAAAGAAAACGGCTTTATTCCTGAGCTTCCAACAGAAACTCCTGACCTGATTTTTCTATGCTACCCGAACAATCCAACAGGAACAGTTGCTTCGAAAGAAGAATTGAAAAAGTGGGTTGATTATGCTATCGAAAAAAATGCGATCATTCTTTACGATGCGGCTTACGAAGCTTTTATTACCGAAGACGGAATTCCTCGTTCGATCTACGAAATTGAAGGTGCCAAAAAAGTTGCCATCGAATTCCGCAGTTTCTCTAAAACAGCAGGATTTACCGGAACACGTTGCGCCATTACCGTTATACCTAACGATTTGGTCGCTTACGATTCAGAAGGAAAAGCACACCAGGTAAAAACATTGTGGAACCGTCGTCAATCAACCAAATTCAACGGCGTTTCTTACCCGGTTCAGAAAGCGGCTGCTGCCATTTACACTGAAGAAGGTAAAAAAGAGGTAGAAGAAGTAATTGCCTACTACCTGGAAAATGCAAAAATAATGCGCGAAAGCCTGGCCGAAATTGGCTACGAAGTGTATGGTGGTGTTAATGCACCTTATGTGTGGGTGAAAACCAAAAACAATATGACATCGTGGGACTTTTTCGATAAAGTGTTAAACGAAGCCAATTTGGTTGGAACTCCGGGATCGGGCTTTGGTCCTGCCGGTGAAGGTTATTTCCGTTTTTCAGCGTTTGCCGACCGCGAAAATGTACTGGAAGCAATGGAACGAGTTAAGAACTTATCGTAA
- a CDS encoding pyridoxal phosphate-dependent aminotransferase → MPTVSDRGRIMPDSPIRKLAPLAHEAKEKGVKVFHLNIGQPDLPTPPEALAAIRSIDREILEYTPSEGILSFRKKLAKYYHKFDIDVTADDIIVTSGGSEAVTFAFMSCLDPGDEIIVPEPAYANYEAFAIVAGAQIKSIPGDIEEGFVLPPIEEFEKLITSKTKGIMICNPNNPTGYLYTQQEMNAIRDLVKKYDLYLFSDEVYREFCYTGAPYISAFHLEGIEQNVVLVDSVSKRYSECGLRIGALITKNAAVKKNVMKFCQARLSPPLIGQIAAEASLDADPDYMLNNYNEYVQRRKFLIDGLNRIDGVYSPIPMGAFYTVARLPVDNADKFCAWLLSDFQYEGQTVFLAPASGFYTGSDKGQDEVRIAYVLNKADLAVCLKILTEALKVYPGRKQR, encoded by the coding sequence ATGCCGACAGTATCAGACAGAGGAAGGATAATGCCTGATTCGCCAATCAGGAAATTAGCTCCGTTAGCTCATGAAGCTAAAGAGAAAGGGGTTAAAGTGTTCCATTTAAACATCGGTCAGCCCGATTTGCCAACACCTCCTGAAGCACTGGCGGCCATCCGGTCGATTGACCGGGAAATTCTGGAATATACTCCTAGTGAAGGAATTTTGTCGTTCCGAAAAAAACTGGCGAAATATTACCATAAATTTGATATCGATGTAACTGCCGACGATATTATTGTTACCTCTGGAGGGAGCGAGGCGGTAACCTTTGCTTTTATGAGTTGTCTCGACCCGGGCGACGAAATTATTGTTCCCGAACCTGCTTATGCCAATTACGAAGCTTTTGCTATTGTTGCCGGAGCTCAAATTAAATCGATTCCGGGCGACATTGAAGAAGGATTTGTATTACCTCCAATCGAAGAATTCGAGAAGCTGATCACCTCAAAAACCAAGGGGATTATGATCTGCAATCCAAATAATCCGACCGGTTATTTATATACACAGCAGGAAATGAACGCCATTCGCGACCTGGTGAAAAAATACGATCTGTATTTGTTTTCCGATGAAGTTTACCGCGAGTTTTGTTATACCGGCGCGCCTTATATTTCTGCTTTTCATTTAGAAGGAATTGAGCAGAATGTTGTTTTGGTCGACTCTGTCTCAAAACGCTACAGCGAATGTGGTTTGCGGATTGGTGCGCTGATTACCAAAAATGCAGCCGTGAAAAAGAATGTGATGAAGTTTTGTCAGGCGCGCTTGAGTCCGCCACTTATCGGGCAAATTGCCGCCGAAGCTTCGTTGGATGCCGATCCGGATTACATGCTGAATAACTACAACGAGTATGTTCAGCGACGCAAGTTCCTGATCGACGGACTGAACCGCATTGATGGCGTGTATTCGCCAATTCCGATGGGAGCATTTTATACGGTTGCACGTCTTCCGGTTGACAATGCCGATAAATTTTGTGCGTGGTTATTATCCGATTTTCAGTACGAAGGACAAACCGTGTTTTTGGCACCGGCTTCGGGCTTTTACACCGGTTCCGACAAGGGGCAGGATGAAGTGCGAATTGCTTATGTGTTGAACAAAGCAGATTTGGCGGTTTGTTTGAAGATTTTAACAGAGGCGCTAAAAGTTTATCCGGGAAGAAAACAACGCTAG
- the ald gene encoding alanine dehydrogenase: MIIGVPKEIKNNENRIALTPAGAAELVKHGHDVYVQAGGGMGSGFQDEDYIGAGAKMLPSIEDVYGIAEMIIKVKEPIEEEYKLIKEGQILYTYFHFASCEPLTHAMIENKSVCLAYETVELPDRSLPLLVPMSEVAGRMSIQEGAKYLEKTYGGYGVLLGGVAGVLPAKVLVIGGGIVGTEAAKMAAGLGADVTIMDVSLKRLRYLDDIMPANVKTMMSNEYNIREMVKSHDVIIGAVLIPGAKAPHLVTRDMLSTMKPGTVLVDVAVDQGGCFETTKATTHADPTFVIDDVLHYCVANMPGAVPRTSTIALTNATLPYAIEIAGKGWKQACIDNEPLRKGLNVVDGKVVYKGVAEAFDLPYESVETVL, from the coding sequence ATGATAATTGGAGTACCAAAGGAAATTAAAAATAATGAAAACCGCATCGCATTAACACCTGCCGGTGCTGCAGAGTTGGTGAAACATGGTCATGATGTTTATGTTCAGGCCGGAGGAGGCATGGGCAGCGGATTTCAAGATGAGGATTACATTGGCGCAGGAGCAAAAATGCTTCCTAGCATTGAAGATGTATACGGCATTGCCGAAATGATCATCAAAGTAAAGGAGCCAATCGAAGAGGAATACAAGCTTATTAAAGAAGGACAAATTCTTTACACTTATTTCCACTTTGCATCGTGCGAGCCATTAACACACGCTATGATTGAAAACAAATCGGTGTGTTTGGCTTACGAAACTGTTGAGTTGCCTGACCGTTCGCTTCCGTTACTTGTTCCAATGAGCGAGGTGGCCGGTCGTATGTCAATTCAGGAAGGTGCTAAATACCTTGAAAAAACTTACGGTGGTTACGGAGTACTTCTTGGTGGAGTAGCCGGAGTTCTTCCAGCCAAAGTTTTGGTAATTGGTGGTGGTATTGTTGGTACCGAAGCAGCTAAAATGGCTGCCGGGCTGGGTGCCGATGTTACGATTATGGATGTATCGCTGAAACGCCTGCGCTACCTCGACGATATTATGCCGGCCAACGTAAAAACCATGATGAGTAACGAATATAACATCCGCGAAATGGTTAAATCGCACGATGTTATTATCGGTGCCGTTCTTATTCCTGGAGCAAAAGCACCACATTTGGTAACACGCGATATGCTGAGCACAATGAAACCGGGTACTGTTTTGGTTGACGTTGCCGTTGACCAGGGCGGATGTTTCGAGACAACAAAAGCAACTACACACGCCGATCCTACTTTTGTTATCGACGATGTATTGCACTACTGTGTTGCCAACATGCCGGGTGCAGTTCCACGTACTTCAACAATTGCATTAACAAATGCTACACTTCCTTATGCTATTGAAATTGCAGGCAAAGGATGGAAGCAGGCATGCATCGATAATGAGCCATTGCGCAAAGGGCTTAATGTTGTTGACGGAAAAGTTGTTTACAAAGGTGTTGCAGAAGCTTTCGACCTGCCTTATGAAAGTGTTGAAACCGTTCTCTAA
- a CDS encoding ion transporter, whose amino-acid sequence MNKTKEKIYEIIFEADTPGGKLFDVALLFVIIVSVALVLLESVPAIRDNHQQLLRILEWCITIIFSIEYILRIAIVKKPLRYIFSFYGIIDLLSVLPTYIGLVVVGSHSLVVIRILRLLRVFRILKLTRYTEAGRSLAKALWHSREKISVFIFFVSMLVIIIGTVMYLVEGPDQGFTSIPKGIYWAIVTLTTVGYGDISPGTPLGQFLASVVMIMGYAIIAVPTGIVTAEIINPTTEKNTQVCPQCLHPSHDDDAVFCKKCGSRLNP is encoded by the coding sequence ATGAATAAAACCAAGGAGAAAATTTACGAGATAATTTTTGAGGCCGACACGCCGGGCGGTAAACTTTTCGATGTGGCACTTCTGTTCGTAATTATAGTCAGCGTTGCACTGGTATTGTTGGAAAGTGTTCCCGCCATACGCGATAATCACCAGCAATTGTTACGTATTCTGGAATGGTGCATCACCATCATTTTTTCCATTGAATACATCTTACGTATTGCCATCGTAAAAAAGCCCTTGCGTTATATTTTTAGTTTCTACGGTATTATCGACCTCTTATCGGTTCTGCCCACCTACATCGGGTTAGTAGTTGTAGGATCGCACAGTTTGGTGGTCATTCGAATATTACGTTTACTCCGTGTTTTCAGAATATTAAAACTTACGCGTTATACCGAGGCAGGTCGCTCGCTGGCAAAAGCCCTTTGGCACAGCCGCGAAAAGATAAGTGTTTTCATCTTTTTTGTAAGCATGCTGGTCATAATCATCGGAACAGTAATGTACCTCGTTGAAGGCCCTGACCAAGGTTTTACCAGCATCCCAAAAGGAATTTATTGGGCAATCGTTACGCTTACCACCGTTGGCTATGGCGACATCAGTCCCGGAACCCCGCTGGGGCAATTCCTGGCCAGTGTTGTAATGATAATGGGTTATGCTATTATTGCCGTTCCAACGGGTATTGTTACGGCCGAGATCATCAATCCCACCACTGAAAAGAATACGCAGGTTTGCCCGCAATGCCTGCATCCATCGCACGACGATGATGCGGTTTTCTGCAAAAAGTGCGGTTCGCGACTTAATCCTTAA
- a CDS encoding thymidylate synthase, producing MRQYLDLLETILEKGTVKEDRTGTGTISRFGHQMRFDLSEGFPMVTTKKLHLKSIIYELLWFLKGDTNVKYLQDNGVRIWNEWADDDGNLGHIYGYQWRSWPTPDGGHIDQISQVIDAIKNNPDSRRHLVSAWNVGELDKMNLPPCHILFQFYVADGKLSCQLYQRSADVFLGVPFNIASYALLTMMMAQACGLEAGDFVHTFGDVHIYSNHVEQVKLQLTREPYPLPTMKINPDVKNIFDFKFEDFELVGYQSHPHIKGAVAV from the coding sequence ATGAGGCAGTACTTAGATTTGTTGGAGACTATTTTGGAGAAAGGAACGGTTAAAGAAGACCGTACGGGAACAGGAACGATCAGCCGTTTTGGGCATCAAATGCGTTTTGATTTGAGTGAAGGTTTCCCGATGGTTACAACAAAAAAACTGCACCTGAAATCGATCATCTACGAACTACTTTGGTTTTTGAAAGGCGACACCAATGTAAAATATTTACAGGATAACGGGGTACGCATTTGGAACGAGTGGGCCGACGACGACGGCAACCTCGGGCACATTTACGGCTACCAGTGGCGCAGTTGGCCAACACCCGATGGCGGCCACATCGACCAGATTTCGCAGGTAATTGATGCGATTAAAAATAATCCCGACTCGCGACGTCATTTGGTTAGCGCCTGGAATGTCGGAGAACTGGACAAAATGAACCTTCCGCCTTGCCACATCCTTTTCCAGTTTTATGTTGCCGACGGAAAATTGTCGTGCCAGCTTTACCAACGCAGTGCCGATGTATTTTTGGGTGTACCTTTTAACATTGCTTCGTATGCATTGCTAACCATGATGATGGCCCAGGCTTGTGGACTTGAAGCCGGCGATTTTGTACATACTTTTGGCGACGTTCATATTTATTCGAACCACGTAGAGCAGGTGAAATTGCAGCTTACCCGCGAACCTTATCCGCTGCCAACCATGAAAATAAATCCTGATGTGAAAAACATTTTTGATTTTAAATTCGAAGATTTTGAGCTGGTTGGTTACCAGTCGCACCCACACATCAAAGGAGCTGTTGCCGTTTAA
- a CDS encoding dihydrofolate reductase yields the protein MTDKIQKNISIIVAIAENFAIGKNNDLLFHLPNDLKRFKEITSGHTIIMGRNTLLSLPKWPLPNRRHIVITDKQDDVFPGCETVFSIDEAIEKVKDEKEAFIIGGGMIYKQFFPVAGKLYLTLVHKPFDADTYFPEVNYAEWNEVKREDLHDEKNNFDYSYLDLERK from the coding sequence ATGACAGATAAAATTCAAAAGAATATCTCGATAATCGTTGCCATTGCCGAGAACTTTGCCATCGGTAAAAACAACGATCTGCTGTTTCATCTTCCAAACGATTTGAAACGTTTTAAGGAAATCACCAGCGGTCACACCATTATTATGGGCCGCAACACCTTGTTGTCGTTGCCAAAATGGCCGTTGCCAAATCGACGACACATTGTAATTACCGATAAACAAGACGATGTTTTCCCGGGTTGCGAAACCGTGTTTTCCATCGACGAGGCCATTGAAAAAGTAAAAGACGAAAAAGAGGCTTTTATCATTGGCGGCGGAATGATCTACAAACAGTTTTTCCCAGTGGCGGGCAAACTCTACCTCACGCTGGTACACAAACCGTTTGATGCCGATACTTATTTCCCCGAGGTTAATTATGCCGAATGGAACGAGGTAAAACGCGAAGATCTGCACGACGAAAAAAACAATTTTGACTATTCTTACCTTGATTTAGAACGAAAATAA
- a CDS encoding M14 family zinc carboxypeptidase, whose product MRKKTALVVVLCAFNLFLFAQKPLINLKYEQNYTPTYDEVIEMYELLDAKYENATLVENGLTDIGKPLHTFIINNEPEFNPETIKAQGKSILLINNGIHPGEPCGIDASLEFADNILRNADNLSEILENTVLVIVPAYNIGGLLNRSAYNRSGQTTPYETGFRGNAGNLDLNRDFAKCDSENARNFNRLFTKWDPDVLLDTHTTNGSEHQYSVTLIAPSPDMFPPTQEKFIREKMLPNLYSNMKEGEYELIPYVSWMYSDPKKGIMMTQETSRYSSGYASLFNCYGMMTENHVYKNYADRVKSCYQFIEVLAKFTSANSKEIIESRKTGIKESMTAATYPINFDLDTTQFQMLEFKGYEVDNKQISPVTGLPRFGYDKTRPYTKEIPFFDVYKATQEIKIPEYYILPQTWNRVIERLELNGIEFTRLPNDTTMEVEVYYIDEYSNASRLNNGHYFHDKVTTTSEMQKIKYYAGDLVIPVRQKKIKYLLEQLEPKARDSFFRWNFFDQVLDQREYFSSYGYEENALKYLNEHPEFKKKFEEKRQSDQEFAINHRAQLSYIYYNSEWAEKTYKRYPVARIY is encoded by the coding sequence ATGAGAAAAAAAACTGCTTTGGTTGTGGTGCTATGCGCTTTCAACCTGTTTTTGTTTGCCCAAAAACCACTGATAAACCTGAAGTACGAGCAAAATTACACGCCAACTTACGACGAGGTTATTGAAATGTATGAACTGCTTGACGCGAAGTACGAAAATGCCACGCTTGTTGAGAATGGCCTTACCGATATTGGCAAACCACTTCATACGTTTATTATCAATAACGAACCGGAATTCAATCCCGAAACGATAAAAGCACAGGGAAAATCTATTTTACTCATCAACAACGGAATTCATCCCGGTGAACCGTGCGGTATTGATGCCAGCCTTGAATTTGCCGATAATATTTTGCGCAACGCCGATAATCTGTCAGAAATTCTTGAGAATACAGTGCTTGTAATTGTGCCGGCGTATAATATTGGCGGGCTTTTAAACCGAAGTGCCTACAACCGCTCGGGGCAAACCACACCTTACGAAACGGGTTTTCGTGGAAATGCCGGAAACCTTGATCTAAACCGTGACTTTGCAAAATGCGATTCGGAAAATGCGCGCAATTTTAACCGCCTGTTTACCAAATGGGATCCGGATGTTCTTCTCGATACACATACCACCAACGGATCGGAACATCAGTACAGTGTAACATTAATAGCACCGTCGCCCGACATGTTTCCGCCAACCCAGGAAAAATTTATTCGCGAAAAGATGCTCCCCAACCTTTACAGCAATATGAAAGAAGGGGAATACGAACTGATTCCTTATGTGAGCTGGATGTATTCGGATCCAAAAAAAGGCATTATGATGACGCAGGAAACCAGCCGCTACTCGTCGGGGTATGCCAGTCTTTTTAACTGCTACGGAATGATGACCGAAAATCATGTTTACAAAAATTATGCTGACCGCGTAAAATCGTGCTACCAGTTTATTGAGGTACTGGCAAAATTTACTTCGGCAAATTCAAAAGAAATTATCGAAAGCCGCAAAACAGGCATTAAGGAATCGATGACAGCAGCAACTTATCCGATCAATTTTGATTTGGATACAACACAATTTCAGATGCTGGAATTTAAGGGCTACGAAGTTGACAACAAGCAAATCAGTCCGGTTACAGGCCTGCCACGGTTTGGTTACGACAAAACCCGACCGTACACCAAAGAAATACCATTCTTTGATGTGTATAAAGCAACCCAGGAAATTAAAATTCCGGAATATTATATTCTGCCACAAACCTGGAACCGGGTGATTGAGCGACTCGAATTAAATGGAATTGAGTTTACCCGTTTACCCAACGACACGACAATGGAAGTGGAGGTGTACTACATTGATGAATATTCGAACGCAAGCCGATTGAACAACGGGCATTATTTTCATGATAAAGTTACTACTACCAGCGAAATGCAAAAAATTAAATACTATGCCGGCGACCTTGTAATTCCGGTTCGTCAGAAAAAAATAAAATACCTGCTGGAGCAACTGGAGCCAAAAGCCCGTGATTCATTTTTCAGATGGAATTTCTTTGACCAGGTTTTGGATCAACGCGAATATTTCTCGTCGTATGGCTACGAAGAGAATGCGCTGAAATACTTAAACGAGCATCCGGAGTTTAAAAAGAAGTTTGAAGAAAAACGCCAGTCGGATCAGGAGTTTGCCATAAATCATCGTGCACAGTTGAGTTATATTTATTACAACTCGGAGTGGGCCGAAAAAACGTACAAACGTTATCCGGTGGCAAGAATTTATTAA
- a CDS encoding inorganic pyrophosphatase: MVDRLSDPIGRLMGLRYKSHPWHGVSIGENAPEELTAFIEVVSTDTVKYEIDKDSGYLRVDRPQKFSNVVPALYGFIPQTYCGTKVGEYCSEKVNRKGIKGDGDPIDICVLTEKDLAHGDLLVTARPIGGFRMIDGDQADDKIIAVLDNDTVYGHFTDVSQVPEIVIQRLEHYFLTYKDMPGVDSNTEIATTYGHDEAIEVIKLSVEDYNNKFANLGKLLA, from the coding sequence ATGGTAGACAGACTTTCCGATCCCATTGGACGACTGATGGGATTGCGTTATAAATCGCACCCCTGGCACGGAGTCTCAATTGGAGAAAATGCCCCCGAAGAACTAACCGCTTTTATTGAAGTGGTTTCAACCGATACGGTAAAATACGAAATTGACAAGGATAGTGGTTACCTGCGTGTTGACCGGCCGCAGAAATTTTCGAATGTAGTTCCGGCATTATACGGATTTATTCCGCAAACCTACTGCGGTACCAAAGTTGGCGAATATTGTTCGGAGAAAGTGAACCGCAAAGGTATAAAAGGAGATGGCGACCCGATTGATATTTGTGTGCTAACCGAAAAGGATCTGGCGCATGGCGACTTGCTGGTTACAGCTCGCCCGATTGGTGGTTTCCGCATGATAGACGGCGACCAGGCAGATGATAAAATAATTGCAGTTTTGGATAACGACACCGTTTATGGTCATTTTACCGATGTGTCGCAGGTTCCGGAAATTGTGATCCAGCGTTTGGAACACTACTTCCTTACTTATAAAGATATGCCGGGTGTTGATTCAAACACCGAAATTGCGACAACTTACGGGCACGATGAAGCAATTGAAGTGATCAAACTTTCGGTTGAAGATTACAACAATAAGTTTGCGAATTTGGGCAAACTGCTTGCATAA